Genomic window (Eptesicus fuscus isolate TK198812 chromosome 17, DD_ASM_mEF_20220401, whole genome shotgun sequence):
GCTGCCTTAGCACTGGTGCTGCACTCTCACCTGCTAAGAAATGTCAGCCAGAATCCTCCCACCGAGGTCCCTGGGTGGAAACACTtgtgttctttcttctttcctttcagcATCAGATAGTGAATGTTGTAATATCAACCTGGATACAGAGACCAGTCCCTGCAGTAGTGACTTTGAGGAAACCATGGGCAAGAGGCTGCTGAGAACCTTGAGTGAGTATCTCCTCACCCACACGAAAGCCACCTACCAGCTGGGTAGTAGAAAAAGCATGTTAGGCTCTTCCTCATGGAGAGGAACCATTGACTCCTTTTGGGAGCCCTAGTGAGGTACAGTCGTGGGAATCCATCATAGGCCCTGGGCTGTTGCATCCTTGATCATTGGGGATCAGAGGATGGGAAAGGCATGATCCCGAGGCATCACATAGGCCTTACTCAGTTCTCTCCAGGAAATCTCCATTCCATTGGCACTAGCCTGGGTTTGTGGCTTGGTAGAGCTGTCATCTCAGGTGAAAGGTGCATCCTAGTCCTTCAAGATGTAAATAtgctgcctggctggcgtggctcaatggttgagcatcaacctatgaaccagggaggtcacagttcgattcctggtcagggcatatgcctgggttgtggactcgatccccagtgaggggcttgcaggaggcagccaatcaatgattctctcatcattgatgtttctgtctctctctcccttcgtctctgaaatcaataaaaatattttttttaaatgtaaacatgttGATATCAGTAGCAGAGTACAATGCAGATTGCTTCCTGCCAAACTGTCTCCATGTCTGCTTCTATTTTGAAGAGAGCTTGGACCACCAAGAGAGTATGAATGCCCTCCGAGTCAGTCCTACAGATTGATCCTTACAAACTGTTTTCCAGGTGGTCGAAAAAGGAAGAGGTCACCCGATGGAGAGAGAGCCTCTGAGGAGAACTCCAATTTAACACCTCTGATCACATGATGGGCAGACGACTTTTGCTGGGTGTGTGACATTCCAGAGCTTTGGGGGAGAACCCACCCTCCCGTCATCTGCTTCTCCCCGAGGCCTCCCACAGGTGACAGAGCATTCCGCTTCCCTCGCCACCTCTTCACCCCTGTCAGTTTGGCAGACTTTCCCTCGTCGCCTCCAGCTGGACTCGGAGCCTTGCGGTGGCCAAGATGGAAGGAGGTGCCTCGAGTGGAACATGCTAGAAATGGCCTTGTCCACAGCACAGTCTGGGACTGGAGAAAACATGGCTCAAAGTTGACAATGCCACTCTGGGACCCCTAATGCCCTTTTTGTTCTTTGAGACCCCCTGATGCCATATTTCATGCGTAGCTTAGCTCAGAAGGTGCCGCTGACAGGCACAGCGGAGGCTGGAGCAGCAAGCATGACGGTTGTTCAGAAGATGCACCAAGAATTCCTCCGGAACTTCAGGGCAGCGGGACTCAGCCATGTGGGCATGGCGTTACAATACAGAGAACTGTTGGTGACCAGTTTCCTGTTAGATAAGGGCTCCAGCAGCCTGGGAACTGGGTCTCAGCTGGAGTGGAAAGAATGCAAGATGGAACCTCAAGTCACTGATTTTCCCAGGGACACATCTGCTTTGGCTCCCAGTCGGCAGTCACCGATCCATCAATCTGCTCTGGAAGAGGAGGAACCAGGAACAGAGAGATCCAATTGGGAGCCAGAGATGGAGCTTCAGGTTTTAAGTTCAAATCagagcaaatatatatttacccatatatatgtgtgtgtgtgtatggaaaaATTCTAAGCTGTTGAAGCAAGTTTAGCCATGACAAACCAAAGAGTGCCCACGTCAGCCAAGAAGGATGCAAGGTCTCATGGGACTTCAGTGTGCATTGCACAGGAACATTGAAGAGTCACTTTCTcatccactccccccacccctaccccttaCTGCACCCCAGCAAGTTAGCCATGTGTACTTTATTCCAAGAACATACTAGATTTCTGCCATTTCACTTGGATGTGGGGGCAGATGCAATTCCAAGCATAACCATCAGATGGCAGGATGACTGCACGTACCTACTTGAATAAAAAAGTTCTGATCAGGACACAGAGCCAGCCTTAGGGAAAATGTGGAAGTGAAGGTCTTTGGGACCCCAAGTCCCTTTCTGATCTATCGCCCTGATCCAGTGCTGTCTGCTGAATCTCCAAACCATTCCCTAACTTTTCCCTGGAGTGGGCCACCAGGCTTACCTCCCCTTCCTCCACAACCATTACTCCTATTGCCCCATTCAACCAATAATCATATGATTCCTCTGGGTTATTTGCAGCTTACCCATAGGAAACTTTAACTCAGGGGTTAACTTGGGGTCCATCACCCCAGAGGGTCCATTGTTGGACTTCATAGGGTCTATGAAACCCCTACCACTAGGAATTTAGTGTCTGTGTTCTTTTGCCTGTTTTCCAGAGGGCTAAAGCTTTCATAGATCCTCAAAGGTCCCGGACccacaaaaagttaaaaactattttaactgAAAGTGGAGCTTTCAGCCCAAAGTTTCTGCAATGCAGAGTGAAGTGAGCACTGGCAGTTTGAGACCGATTTTTAATTGTAAGTGGTCTTCGCAAGTGTCCTTGAAACTGATGGGGAGAGCTGGCACCCACCGAGAAGTGGAAGTCCTCGGAAATTCTTGGCACACCCTACACCCCACACAATCGCATCCCCTCTTCCCCTCCGAACTGGAGCAGGTGTTGCAGACAGGAGGGCCACGGCGTGTGGAAGTAAAGACTTTGCAGCTGGCGATGCCTTTCCCGGCAGCGTATTAGCGATGTATTACTGACTTCACATCCCTTGCCTGGCTCTGCCTAAGGCTCAGTAGTGCATGACTTATAGTTCCAAGGCTACCACCTGCCCCCAACACCTACTCTTGCCTGGTAGGAATAGCAAAGTgtcaccccctcaccccgccctgTGCTGGGTGCCTCAGACCCAAACCAGGGGACTGAGTTTCAAGAACTGTTATGCAGTCTTCTTGCATTACCACTTAGGCCACAGGGCTCAGGCCACTGCTGTGTGTTACATCCATCCCTTTGCAGAATCCTTAAGGAGCCTGTCACCACTCTCATCCCtattccccacccccaattttctTCAGGTtacaaaaagttgaaaaaaaaaaaaaaaggactttaattttaaaataaagcatttatgaAGACTTAATGaattgtaaataatttttcaataaaatgaaaatgctttcCTGGAATGTGACTGGTTTCCTTGCCCTGAATCTAGGCGTTCTGAAGTGGTTTCATTTGAGATGCAGGTTGGGTGGAGCTCACCTGTGATTATCTCACGGGGCCCACCTGCCTGAAGAGGCTCGGCTCTGAGGCCAGGTGTGAGGCTGCAGTCAAGGTTACAGGACGGCTCCGGTGCTGTACTTTGGGAAGACAGATAGGTAAGACTTTGCAGAAACAAAGGCCAGAAATGGGAAGTAAAACTCGAATGAGAAGCCAGAGTGTGAATGAGAACGGGAAAGAAGCACTAAGACAATGATTACTTGTGGAACCCATGTGAAGCGTGAGGCACTGGGGGGTGCCTTCCAAGCTCAAGGTCTTGGGAGGAACACAGAGTTGGGGTCGGGGGAAGGGAGGAGTTTCACATGGAAAAGCAAAAACTAGGAATAACAACGGCGACTTCGACTATTTGTCAGGTCATCAATTAGAAGTGCCGGTGGACTTGGTGTCTGTGGTTTAAAGGAAGCGAGGAAGGGGACCAGGGGAGGACGACAGACGGAGGCCAAATTCTGGATCAAGGTAAATGATCTCTTTAATTAAGGTACTCCATCAGTAGAATGGGATGCTTCACCAAGTAGTGAAAGAATCCACCCTCCCCCCAGTTAAAAATGAACAGGTCAGGGACAGTATGGCAGAGACTATAGCTCTGAGAGAGGCTAGAGTTAGTGACTTCTAAGACCCCAATCAGCCCTCAAGACTGTAGGGTTTTATATCAACTCAAAGGCACGTTAGAAAAGGGGCAGATCCTGTTAAAATAACTAGAATTATCTTTCAATATTTTCAAACTCAAGACTCAAATTCTACAGAACTGTTATGGGGAGAGTTCCTTGGACTTTCTGGGAAAATGTGATCTATGTCCAAGTAGCTATAACTGACTGGGAGGTGCTCCACTGCATAGGGTGGGGCTGTGTTCTAGAATCACCCTGAGTGATGGAATCCATGAAGTCCAGGGTCTTAAGTGATATAAGAAGACAGCTGGCCTCTGAAGGACAAGTCCAGAAAATTGGCAAAGAGCTGGTGTGCAAAGTGTTCACTAATGGGAAGCCTGTTGCAAGAACATGTTAGTTTTTATTTAGCAACTAGTACATCCCTCCATagcattctatatatatatatatatatatatgtatatatatatatatatatatattattgatttcagagagaaagggagagaaacatcaatgatgagtgagaatcattaattgactgcctcctgcatgccttctactggagatcgagcccacaaccgggtatatgcccgtgaccagaatcgaacccaggactcttcagaccGCAAGCTAAccctctatccactaagccaaaccggctagggcttatagCTTTCATTTTAAGCCATGGGTTACAACCTGTTAGTGGGTCACAAAATCAATTAGATAAGAGTCTCAATCACTTTTATTTCTTAGTGAAATGGAACATAACAATAGAACGGACTAGAAAATATCAGAATGCACTGCACGTAGCAAGAGTATATACTGTTTTGTGAAACTTTTGTTTCAGTTAACTGTGTGCATgtgatgtaaatatattttttaccttgGCTGCCCTAAAGAACTAAAGCTTAGGGCTAGGGACACAACCATGCAGAAAGAGCAGGGACACAGACACTCTGGGTAAAGATGATGAGTTTTACTGACAGCCAACACCCACAATTACACATGGCTCTTCAGACAACTTGATCTTTGGGACTAGACTTTGTACAGAGTCAAGCAACACATAGAAGCGTACAAGTGACACTGGCAAGACTCTTGCTTCTAGCAAGGGAGCAAGCTATCTACAACTCATGATCAAAGTACCGTTTTATTCTTCTTAAACAGAAAGCTTAATTTGCTCTGGCCTTCCGAAGGGCTCTAATCCAGGCCCGCATCTCTTTTCAAGGGATGTTCTCTTCATGTGGGCCCAACCTCACCAGAGCAGCCTTTCCATCTTGCAATAGTCTTATCCATGATGTAGACAACTAGGCTGTGCAGGCAGGGAACACACAGACAGTGGGCCGCTTTGGTGGTGCTGGTTTCGGTGGTACCTCTTTACTGGATTTTGGTGACTGCTTCATGGATGGAGGTGGCCACATAATCTAGGTTTTTGGTGGTTAAGCCACACATGTTGATCCGACCACTTGGCAGCAGATAGATGTGCTTTTCACTGACCAGATATTCAACCTGCTTGGCTgttgaaaacaaaaagagagataatCAGAGTAGTAGGAATCCTTTAAGCCTCAGCAACTCCATGACAATTACAGTTTTCCTTCTTTGCCTCATAATACAGAGAAGAAAAACCACAAGAGCTATTCTGTCCAATTGTACACAGGGAAATATCCTCAATCGATTCTGAAAACTAGTCGTATTAGCTGACTTTCTAATCTCCAGGAAGTTTAACAGCGCTCCTCCTCATGGGAATTTTAACCTGGGACTACCTCCCAACCAAACCTTGCACATCCCATTCACAGGACACGCTGTCAACTGAAACAACCCTCAGACTTCAGAACACTCCACTGATACGAAAAACTGGTTATGAAGTGCTTCCTTCATCTCTTCCTTAACCTGAATTTGCTTATCCCTGAGCACCTGGAAGCAACCTCCCTTGGACATTTCATTTTCACAGCACATTGTACAAGGCCTCATGCATGAGAGGAGCTGGCTGAAATTCTCATGGATGGAGCAAGAAGGGACTGCCTGTACTTCCTTTGTGCCACAATCTCCAGAGCTTGTTTGCTTTGTTGCAAAGCCATGAGAGAATTTCAACCGATTATTGTCTAGTTTGTACCCTTAAGACACCTTCATTGGAGGGAATGGGATAAtaattgttatggactgaatgcttgtgtcactccaaaattcatgtggaaacctaaccccaatgtgatggtattgggaggtggagcctttggcaGGTAATtaggttagatgaggtcatgagggtggagccccatGATGGGAGTAGTGCCCTCATAAGAGGCTAAAGAGAGCGTGCTCTATCACCATTATGTGAGGATGAAGCAAGAACACAGCCAccagcaggccaggcagaggaccCCCACCAGGccctgaccatgctggcaccctgactgACGTCCCAGCCTCCACACTGTGAGAAATACCTTTCGGTTGTCTAAGCCACCCGTctgtatttgttacagcagcccaaactAAGATGATAACGAAATCCTAATAACCAAAGGAGCAAACACTGtgccagccagagggagagggagagatggcaTTCTGGTGGCCCTGGTTTATCGTACCTTCCAGGACCTCTGATGTCCCACTTACTACCAAGCCAGGCACACAAGCTCCACATGCAGGTGAGTGGCCATATCTGCACCATGTGGCCTGGCCAGTGGGTGCTCGGGAATaacttattaaatgaatgatccgccgaaaccggtttggctcagtggatagagcgtcagcctgcggactggaaggtcccaggttcgattccggtcaagggcatgtacattggttgcgggcacatcccccggtggggggtgtgcaggaggcagctggtcgatgtctctctctcatcgatgtttctgactctctgtccctctcccttcctctctgtgaaaaatcaataaaatatattaaaaaaaaaaaaatgaatgatccCTCTGTCATTGGAAGGGACAGCCAATTGCAAATAGGCCCTACTGACGGCTGACCAAGATCATTCAAGGCTACCCACTGGACATTCAATCATCTTTTAATTCCAACTACCAATCTTAAGTTTATATTTATGACATGGAAAGGTAACTTTGTAACCTCTTTTTTGAGGGCAATGCTTAAGAGACTAGGAAAGACCCATTAAGAAATTAGGTCCCTGCCCAGCCAGATGGCTCCGTTggttccgggggggggggggggggggggtgtcagccTGCACCAaaaggattgcaggttcaatccccagtcaaggcgcatacgggaggcaactgattgatgtgtctcacatcaatgtttctctctacctctctcactcccttcctctctctctaaaaaaagtcaataaaaataattaggtcCCTGAGTAACATATGTAATATTCACATTTAGGATTAAGGAAGAGCCAAAGGGTACCTAAGCATTTATGACAGACCTTTCATAAATCAAGGCTCCAAGCCATAAACCCTGTTACGTCCCAGCTGGCTCTGAGCCACTTCCCAGaccacaaaaatgaaaatatcttcGTTATGGGACGCAGGACAGACCACAATTATGCTCCTCTGAGACCCAGGGAGTTCAGGAGATGGATGGGACACACTGAGAAAACCTAACTTGTTCTGGTCCAAAGTTCTCGCTGACCAATTAGGCAACAGCTAGTGGAGCTGAGTCCAAGGACACTGACTGAGAGGAGTGCTGGTCCTAATAGTGAGCATTGGGTGGGGGCACTTACTGTTCAACCCCGTGAAGCTGAACATTCCAATTTGCTCAGTGATGTGGTTCCAGGTTCCAGGGGTCTTGAGGGCCTCTAATCGTGCCCTGAGTTCAGATCTCATGGTCAGAATCCGGTCAGCCATCGTCTTCACATTACCTGTCCTGAGTGGACAGTAACATAAATATAGATCGGAGAGATAATACATGAAAACACAGAGGTTTAAAAACCACAATTCAATCTATAAGCTGAAAACGGGACTACCACCTGCTCATTATGGTATGTGGGTGCCTGGATGGGGGATATACAGGCCAGAGAGATACGGTTACCAGGCAGAAGGAAAGGACTATATTCACCGATGGAGCTCAGTTCTAGTCTTGGGTGTACGAGCTGTAATACCACCTGTTTTAACTCAGACTTCACCTAGGTGCTGATCTAGACAGAATGATGTATTTTATCAGGACTCATTAAATAGAGACTGCATATTTAGCTACTATGTAAAAGTTACTGtttcaaataagataaaatatatgtaaagttaAGAATGAAGAGCCCCCAAATTGTCACACTAACTTGAAGTTGGATATTCTATCCTATCAGGATTCCTTCCTGTTTCCCCACTGTAAGGGGATGAAGCCTGGGTGGTGGGAGAGTGGGGGAAACGCGCATGTATCCGAGTGTCCCTTCCTGTGTTCCCAGTGCTTGTGAGGCACCTGTGTTGTGTTATGCACGTGAGAGTAGGTGGCAGCCCTACTTTATAGAAATATCTGAGACTCAAAGAGGCTGAAGTAATTTTGTCTTGCCTCCGCTAAAATAAGAGGAAGAGACAGTTAAATGTAATGGGGCACTTACTGTTCTGCATTCCCACCCCTCGCCCATCAGGCTGTGAGTCCCTTACCATTCCTTAAAGAGCTCAGGGTTAGAGAGGGTAGTGGCCACGATCCGCGCTCCCTGAGCAGGGGGATTGGACCAAGTGATTCGCACAATCTTCTCCATCTGGGAAAGGACCCGCTGCATGCTATCAGGTTCTTTTGCAACCACGGTCAGATTCCCCACACGCTCATCTGGAGACAGAGACGAGAATTAGCCCTGGTGGCCccgatgggggcgggggtggagggtggggctgcaACTCAGGAGAGCACTCACTGTAGAGCCCAAAGTTTTTGGAGAAGGACTGGGCACAGAAGAGCTCGAATCCTTCAGACACAAAATAGCGAATGGCCCAGGCATCTTTCTCTAGGTTTCCAGATGCGAAGCCCTGATAGGCTGAGTCAAAGAAGGGAAACAGAAACCGGCGCTGCGAGGAAGGAAAGTGAGTCAGGCAGGACATCCTTCTGGAACCAACCTCAGACACTGGCTTTCCTTCCCCAACTGTTTCTGGAAGGAATTTCTAAAACTGTCCATTTCTCTTTTCTGCATCCAATCACCACTTTACATCTCTATTTCTCTGTTCAGCTAAACACCAACCCCTAAATCTAACAATTTCGGTAAACcttgtttttttaagtgtatcACCCCAGAGCATCAAGATGCCGCCTTGCCAACAGGGCTTACGTACAGAGGCAGTGTCTGTCCTCCATTGGCAGATTCTTTCCCATGGATTCCTGGTGTGATAAGCTTAGTCAAATGTCAGCATGGTATCCCCAGGGCCTCTTCACAACCTCAGGCTATTCTACTGGACAAGGACACTGCATGCTCTCTCTTCTTATCACTCCGGTCTCCTCAAAGGGCTCCCCACACTGAACTTGCTCCTCCTCTGGGCTCACTCTCTATGTGGGCACCACCTCCCTGATCCCAACTGTCACCCAGAGGCCAGGGTGCATCCTCCTGTGCCGCCTCTGCAGCTCATCCCTCACATCCAATCACTCTCAAGTCCTATCACTCCTGTCTCCTGGGAGCTCTAGAATCCTTTCACATCTGTCACTGCCACCTACTTCACTCAGGTCCCCATCAGCTCCTACCTGGATTATAACAACAgtcccctaactactctcccagCCTGTCTTGTCTGGACTCCCTCTGATCCATTTCCTGCCATGGTGACTTGAAGACAATGCACGTCTGATCATGTCACTTCATGACATCAAAGGTTTTCATGGCTCCTCATTGCCCTCAGAATGAAGTCAGTGCCTCAGCACAGGCTCTGGTCCCCATTTACCTCTCTAACCTCATGACTCACATTCCCCCCAGCGCCCTTGGAATCTCGGCCAGGAATTACTTTCACTTCCTTAAACAGGCCATGACCTCTACACCTTGGGTTTTGGCCATGCTCTTCCCCTTACAGGGAACAttcctgcccctccagcccccacctgtcCTCATCCCTCAAGTTTCAACATGGAAACCTCTTCTTCCAGGAAGGCTTCTTCCGCCATACCACCcctcccgacacacacacacacacacacacacacacacacacactcacacacacttccCAAAGTCCGGTCTATGTGCCTCTCTATAACTCCACCAACAAAACTGTCTCACATGACTGTTTCCCCAAACAGGCTGTGTATGCTCTTTGAGGGCAGCTGTGTTCACTGGTCTATCCCATGCTGCCAGTCATATAAGTTTCTCAGTGAGTATTTTTAAA
Coding sequences:
- the GOT1 gene encoding aspartate aminotransferase, cytoplasmic isoform X2, with translation MAYRTDDSQPWVLPVVRKVEQKIANDSNLNHEYLPILGLSEFRTHASCLALGDDSPAIREKRVGGVQSLGGTGALRIGAEFLVRWYNGTNNKDTPIYVSSPTWENHNAVFTAAGFKDIRSYHYWDAAKRGLDLQGFLKDLENAPEFSIFVLHACAHNPTGTDPTPEQWKEIASVMKRRFLFPFFDSAYQGFASGNLEKDAWAIRYFVSEGFELFCAQSFSKNFGLYNERVGNLTVVAKEPDSMQRVLSQMEKIVRITWSNPPAQGARIVATTLSNPELFKEWTGNVKTMADRILTMRSELRARLEALKTPGTWNHITEQIGMFSFTGLNTKQVEYLVSEKHIYLLPSGRINMCGLTTKNLDYVATSIHEAVTKIQ